GAGAATCTCGCTCTTTTGGGTTTTGGCCTTGATCTTTTTCAGGTTGTAATGTTCTTTTTCTTTACCAAAGCTTCCTTCAAGACGTGTGGAACGTTCTTTTTTGATTTCTCTGGCCAAAATTTTACGCTGTTCTTCGTTTTTACCAGCCTTTCCTTTTCTGATAAAATCGGTCTGGATTTTGCGACTTGAGGTAAATGTTCGGTTTTTATTGGTAGCATAAATAGCATCTGCCCCCAGTATTTTTATTTTAGTCTTGGTCAGGTTTTGGGCGCAAGATACACTGCTCTGCAAACGGGTCCCTTCATTGAAGGCACGGTACTGGATATGCTCAATAAAATTGATTCCGTCTATTTGAACTTTGTTCACTTTTGCTCCAAATTCTACCTGTTTGGTTTCTTTGCCCCGCACAATTGGACGAATGTAACTTTTGCTGATGCTTACGATTCTATCGGGAACACTTTTTCCTGTTTTAAATATTTGTGCCTGTTGCCGGTAAACTTTGGCAATAATGGATCGTTGTCGCTTGTATTTAGCGGTGGATTCAAATGGATATTGATTTTCTATCTGACCCAGTGCACCGTTAAGTTTGTACAGTAATTTCAGTAACCCTCGGGTTACTTTTGTGCGGTATTTGGATTGTTTCTTTCGTTTTTTCGAATACTCGTTATAGCGTCTGCACCAATCCAGATATTTGGTCCTGGGCAATTTGATTTTCAAAGTGCGGCATAAGGATTCCATTTGTCTGTAGTTCCACTGAACGCATTCCCAAAGCAATTTCTGATTGGTTGGAAAACGCACTTCGCTCTCGTAACAGGTCGCATCGGTAAACATTTTGTCCAGGTCCTTCATATAAGGAATCCAGTTCTTGGCAAGTACTTCTTGGGATCTTCTAATATTTAAACCCTTGGAAAGCTCCATCCTGATTTGGCTCACGATCTTAAAGTTGGTCAGCGGTTTATCGATGGGAATTAGAATATCGCAAAAAAACTGCATGAAAATATTTCCATTCAAAAGCTCGATCAGTTTCTTGTCCGAGCATCCATAATAGTTTTTGAGCATCATCAGGGCAATTTTCCCTTTGGGACTAAAATAGCAATGGGTTCCTTTTTTAGAATCTTTCAATTTGAAAGATTGACCAAGCTCGGAAAAAGGCGTGGAAAGGTAAATTTTGCCCAAATCGGTTTTTAGAAATTGGGCATAAAATCCATCAAAATCTTTATTGATGGCGAAAATTGGAATTTCGTATTGAAATTCGCTTAAACGTATTATTTTTGGCATCACACTTTAAAAGAAAACCCCGTTTTTGGCCCGTTTGGAGCAATTTCGGGGTTTGTTCCTTCTAATATAATACCTATTTTATTGAAAAACAATAGTTTATATTATTATGAATATGCCTAAGTTAACATTAAACAATTTCAGCGCTTAATCCTGCTTCAAGTAGCATGGAGCAACGTGGTTTTAAATCATCGTATAAACCAGTTTTTACGGTGCATTTGCCTTTATAATGCACAAGGAGTGCACATTGTTCTGCTTGTTCTGCGGTGTGCTCGCAAGCATAAATAAGCATGTCTATAACATGATCGAAGGTATTAACATCGTCGTTATATAACACAATCTCGTTTTGGGTAAGTACTTTTTCTTTTAGTAGTACTTCTTCCAATGTTTTTTCTTGAGTACTCATAGGTTAAATTTTTACTAATTTAAAAATTTTAAGGCAACCCAATGGTTTCTTTCCAATTTTTCTTCAAATTTTAACATGTGCTTTTCACATGCTTCTTGAATAACCGGAATATCATCTTTGTAAAATCCGCTTAAAAATAAAAGACCGCCTTTATTTAAGCACGATATGTAAGTTTCCATATCGTTTAATAAAATATTACGATTAATGTTCGCAATTATTATATCGTATTTTTTACCTGTTAAAACACTGGCATCGCCTTCTATTACAGTAATATGCTTGCAATTATTACGCTCTACATTTTCTAAACTATTTAAATAGCACCAATTATCGTAATCAACCGCATCTATGGGGTTTGCGCCTTTTATTTCGGCTAAAATGGCTAAAACACCAGTACCACAACCCATATCTAAAACCGATTTATCGGTGAAATCGGTTTTTAAAATATGCTGAATCATCATGTGGGTGGTTTCGTGATGTCCTGTTCCGAAACTCATTTTGGGTTCTATAATAATATCGTATGGGGTATTTGGTTTTTCATGAAATGGTGCACGAACTGAGCATATATTATCTACCACAATGGGATTGAAGTTCTTTTCCCATTCTTCATTCCAATTGGTTTGTTCAATTTCGTTAAACGTGAAATCGATTTTAAATTCTTCAGAGTTTAATATTTGGATATCCTCCAAGATATTTTCATGCCATTCCTCTTTTTGAATGTATGCTGTAACACCTTCTTCGGTTTCTACAAAGCTTTCAAAACCTGCATAACCAAGTTCTGCAATAAGTATTTCTACTCCAGGTTGTACTGGTGTTACTTTAAACTCATAACCTATGTAAATGATGTTTGACATATAGATTTTTGATTTACGATTACGATTGATTTACATTTCACGGTTCACGATTCACGAATTTACGTTAGCGATAGAAACGGCATCCTTTTTGGCGCCAAAAGCGCCAAAAAGATACAGTGTATAGCGCAACCCTTGGGTAACGCCTAAAAGATTACATTTTTAAAATGCGTTTACAATGGCAAAAAAATCGTCTGCGTTAAGTGCAGCACCACCAATTAAACCTCCATCTACATCTGGTTTTGAGAAAATTTCCTGTGCATTGTTTGGTTTCACACTTCCTCCATATAAAATGGATACGCTGTTTGCTACAGCGACACCATATTTATTGCTTAACGTTTTTCTGATGAATGCATGCATATCTTGTGCTTGCTCTGGACTTGCAGTTTCGCCAGTGCCAATAGCCCAAACAGGTTCGTATGCTAACACAATGTTTTTAAATGCCGAAGATTCTAAATGAAACAAGGCGTTTTTAATTTGGCTTTCTACAACATTTTCATGGTTACCCGATTTTCTATCGGCCAAAACTTCGCCAAAACAGAAAATAGTACGTAAATCGTTTGCTAAAGCAGCATCTACTTTTTTAGCTAAAATTGCATCTGTTTCACCAAAATACTCACGGCGTTCACTATGACCTAAAATAACGGTTTTTACACCAACACTCTTAAGCATACTCGCACTAATTTCACCTGTGTAAGCACCATTTGCTGCGAAATGCATGTTCTGTGCAATCACTTCTATACCGGTGTCTTTTAATGCTTGAAATGCTGGAAAAAGGTTTGTAAAGGTTGGTGCTACCATAACCTCGGCATTTGATGTTTTCGATTTAGTTTTTAAAGCACTAATTAATGATTCGGTTTGTGCTAAATCATTATTCATTTTCCAGTTTCCTGCTACAATTTGTTGTCTCATTTTTAATTTACCTTTTTAATGAAGGGATTTTTTATTAAGTTTTATAATATCTTTTTAATTTTTATGTCGTCAGCTTCAATAGCTTTAAACAAGTTTATTTTTCCGTTTTGGCCGATTACCATATATCTGGGGATCCAATCTAATTGAATGAATTCACCAAAAGGGCCTTTCCAACCAGATTGCATAAAATAATGTTGCCCTTGCACATTATATTTCTCAATGCCTTTTTTCCAAGCTTCCTGGGTTTTATCTAAAGACAAAAATACATAGGTCACATTTTTATGGGCTTTTTGCAGATTTTTAACTTTAGGCATACCACCAATACAATCTTTACACCACGATGCCCAAACATCAACCAAAATGGTTTTGTCTTTATTTGCTTCTAAAATTTCTTTAAAGCTTATTGAGTTTCCATCTAATGTAATAAAGGTGTCGTTTAATGCAGCCTCGGAAAACTTAGTAGGTGTTTCTTGTGCTTTACAACTTAAAACACTCAAGACGAAGATTAATATGTAGTTTATTTTTTTCATTTTTCTATTTATGGGATTTCTGTCTGCTTAGGAACTATTCTAATTTCACCTTAGGATCTAACCAAACGTAAATGACGTCGACAAAAATATTAATTATTATGAAGAATAACGCTATTATTAACACCGAACCCATAATTACAGGTAAATCCAAAGTATTTAAGGCATTTACTATTTCTTTCCCAAGTCCGTTCCAACCAAAAATATACTCCACAAAAACAGCACCTGCCAGCATGGAAGCAAACCATCCTGAAATAGCCGTAACTACTGGGTTTAGGGCATTTTTAACAGCATGTCTTTTTATAATTTGAAACTCGCTTAAGCCTTTTGCTCTTGCGGTTCTGATATAATCTTGGTTAAAGACTTCCAGCAACGAATTTCGCATAAGTTGTATAACGACCGCCAACGGACGAATACCCAATACAATAGCTGGGAGTATGAGATTTTTTAACTTCATATGATTGGCTTCTCCAAAATCGTCTAATTCATAAAGACTTCCTGTCATTTCTAAATTTGTGTACTTATGCAATACAAAACCAAAAAACCATGCGAATAAAATGGCGCTAAAAAACGATGGCACACTCATACCAAACGTACTGAATATCTGTATGGTTTTATCTACCCAACGGTCTTTGTAAAGTGCTGAAACAATGCCTAAAAAAATACCGACAAGCATAGCTATTATTATCGCAGAAACTGCCAACACAAACGTATTTGGGAGTGTTTCACCCAAAACCTCACTTACTTTTTTACCTTGTTTGGTAAACGATTCGCGTAAATATGGAAACTTTAAAACGGTTGTTGTATTACCAATTGAAAATAATTCTACTGCTGAGTATTTCCCTGTTTTTAAAAAGGTATAATCTTGAACGTCTTTTGAATGAAAGGATATGGGCGACAAATCATTCAAATAATAAAAGTATTGGGTGCTTATGGGTTTATCGAAGCCATATTTTTGCTTTACAATGGCTAATTGTTCGCTACCCTCATTCTGTCCCAACATCATCTGTGCGGGGTCTCCCGGAAGCACGTTAAATAAAAAGAAAATAACGGTAACTACCCCAAACAAAGTGAGTAGTGCGTATGTGATTTTATTTAGTAGATAGGTTATCAGGTTTTTGGTTTTTGGGTGTTTGGTTGATGGTTGTTGGTTGTTGGTTGTTGGTTGTTGGTTGTTGGTTGTTGGGTCTTGGGTCTTGGGTCTTGAGTGTTGGGTCTTGGTCTTGAGTGTTGGTTTGTAGTGTTTGGGCCTTTAATAGAAAGCTGGTAGTCGAAACACTTTTTAACTTTTTAACTTTTTAACTCATAACTCATAACTCATAACTTTAAATCATCTATATCATTCCAATGTACTTTTTGTTTGATGGTGCCTTTGTCTAACTCTAGAATACCCGGGTTTGAACGTACTATTGTTTTTAGAGCTTTTTCATCGCATAAATAAAAGTCGAAATTTAAATGGTATTTCTTTTTTATTTGTTGCTTTGCTTCTTTACCTGATGCTGTTAAACCAATAACTTGATACCCCTTTTTAATAGCTTCATCAGACATCGCTTTTAATTTTTCTGCACCTGCCTTTTCCATTTTTTCTAAGTTGTATGAAACAATAATGATAAGATTCTCTTCTGAAAGAAACTGTTGGGTTAAATCTTCATCATCGCTTTCTATTGAAAAATCTACCACGGGCGGTTGGTAACCTTCATCTATAACTTTGGTCTCAACTCCAATATAATCGCCTTCGACATCTGGGTACGAACCATCGGTAGTGATAACTTTCTCTTCACCATTAATTTTAAACTTCCAATAATATTCTACAACTGGTTTTGGTGCATCGGCTGGAATTGACATCCCTTCTGAAATATTATTCCCAATTTTATAAGCTCTAAAATCTACCACAGGCAAATGCATTAGCACATGATAACCCAACCAAAAACTGAAAATAAAGCTTAAAAGTGCGAAAACCGTAGTTGTTAATTTACTAAAAACTGGTTTTATATATTTAACACCAAAAAATAAAATGAGTATTAAAACCAATAAAATAACATCTTTGGTAAAGCTTTCCCATGGCGTTAACTTTAAAGCATCACCAAAGCAGCCACAATCTCTAACTTTATCAAAATAAGCCGAATAAAAGGTTAAAAATGTAAAAAACACAATCATTAACAACAAACTCCAAACAGTAAACTTAGGTTTGTATCCAATAATTAAAAACACCCCTAAAACCACTTCAAAAACGACAACTAATACCGAGATGATTAAGGCATAGGATTCCAAAAACGGGAGATTTAAAACATCAACACTAAAGTATTCTTGTAACTTATATGAAAACCCTAGCGGGTCGTTTAGCTTTATTAAACCAGAAATAATAAATAAAACACCTACTAAAATTCTTGAGATACTTACTAATACTTTCATCTGTTTATATATTTTAATTTGGCCAGATGGAACGCCCTAAATAATCATCCTCGTATGCGTGAATGCTATTCTCATGGGTGTTTCCTATATGGGTTTTTATTGTTTTTAAAGATCATATATTATCGCTTTCTCTTCATAGGTGCTTGCTTAAGCAAACTTATTGTTAATGGCGATTTCATAATTTTTATATCAGGCCTTTCGACTGTGCTCAACGTGACATTCCTTTTAAATTATTACCTTTTTAAATGAATTAAAGCAAAAACCGCATAATTAATCATGTCTTGATAGTTGGCATCAATACCTTCACTAACTAACGTTTTTCCTTTATTATCTTCAATTTGCTTAACACGTAATAGTTTTTGCAAAATTAAATCGGTTAAGCTACTTACTCTCATATCGCGCCACGCTTCACCGTAATCGTGGTTTTTGTCTTCCATTAATTTTTTGGTAATGGCTACATGCTTTTCATACAATTCGGTGGCTTCTTTGGTTGATAAATCGGGTTGCTCTACCACACCTTTTTCCAACTGAATCAAAGCCATGATGCAATAGTTTATAATACCTATAAATTCGCTTTCTTCTCCTTCATCAACTTTTCTAACGGCATTTTGCTGAAGCCCACGAATACGCTGCGCCTTAATAAATATTTGGTCGGTAAGCGATGGCAAACGCAAGATGCGCCATGCACTTCCGTAATCGGACATTTTCTTTATAAATAAACTTTTACAGATATCAATGACGGCATCGTATTGTTTTGAAGTATCTTGCATGTAATAAAATGAATTTTGCGTAAATTTCGCTTAAATAGTTTAAAGTTCAAAGTTTATACAATTTAAAGTTTCATGTTTAGAGCTTAATGCCCCAAGTATGTACAAATTTTTAGATATTTAACTTAACTTTGAACTTTAAACCTGGAATTTAGAACTGCAAAATGACCATAAACTGCAAAGGAAAGCTCATTGATTTATCATCACCAAAAGTGATGGGAATTTTAAACATTACCCCCGATTCGTTTTACGATGGAGGTATTCATAAAAATAGCATTTCCATTTTAAAGCATGTAGAATCAATGCTCAATCAAGGCGCCACTTTTATAGATATTGGTGCTTATAGCTCGCGCCCAAATGCCGATTTTGTAAGTGAAGAAGTTGAACTACAACGCATATTACCAATAGTTGAAGCCGTTTTAAAAAACTTCCCTGAGGCTTTAATATCCATTGACACCTTTAGAAGTGATGTTGCCAAACAATGCATTGAAGCTGGAGCTACTTTAATTAATGATATTTCTGCTGGAAAACTAGATGAAAATATGTTACCAACCGTAGCTAATTTACATGTTCCTTATATTATGATGCACATGAAAGGCACGCCACAAACCATGCAACAACACGCCAATTACACCAATTTAACCAAGGATATTTTATTTTATTTCTCTGAACGCATCGCAGCCGCCAAAGCCTTAGGAATTATAGATATTATTGTAGACCCCGGTTTTGGTTTTGCAAAAACGTTAGAACATAATTACCAGTTGCTAAATCAATTACAATTATTAAAAATGATTGAAAAACCAATTTTAGTGGGCGTTTCCAGAAAGTCTATGATTTATAAAACCTTAGGAACTACCCCTAACGAAGCGCTTAATGGCACCACTGTTTTAAATACCATTGCATTACAAAAAGGAGCGTCTATCTTAAGAGTTCACGATGTAAAAGAAGCTATGGAAACCATTAAATTAGTTGAGTCGTTGAATTGTTGAATCATTGAATCGTTTAATTGTTTATTCTAACCATTTAACCGTCTAACTATCTAACCGTCTAACCGTCTAAATCTATGAAAAACATATCACTGCTTGTTACTTTACTGTTTATCTTTTCATGTGGAAAAGATAAGGTAGTGCAGCTTCCAGAAATAAACCATTCTGAAATCTCAGAAATTAATGATGTATCTGCTGCTTATTTATTTTATGACGAAACATTGCCAGATAGCTTAGAATTCAATAGAAAAAATTTGATTAGTACGACTAACTGGTTAGTAAACGTTGATAAACGGTTAACATTGAAACAAGCCATTCCGCATATTAAATTTTTACAGGAGAAAAAACAAAATGCTGGCCACAAAAATGACAATGCCAAAAACTATTTTACCTGTAACGATACCAGCAAAAAGAACTTAGGGTTTATTGAATTTACAGATGTGGTTTATCATAACATATCATTTCTTGATTATGTGTCAACAAATTCAAATTTAGACTTTTCAAACAAAATGAAAATTGAATTTACTACTTCGGAAGATATTTATATAGAGTTTCCGCTTTTCGATTTAAGTACTTTGGTCTCGAAAAAATCCAATTTAATAAAAGACATTAAACGTGTACTGGCAAATGAACTGGACACCGTTGAAATCATCTTAAGCTTCAACCAAAATTTAACATTTCAAGATTACATAACTTTTAAATCCATAATATCAACATTAGATTTAAAAGATGTTACCACATCAAACCACGAATTCATTTTTAAATAAGAAGTGGTTTAATCTTTTTCGATTGAAGCGAAAATCAGTCATTTTTTTTGTCCAATCGAAGTCTTTTTCGAGTTGCATAGCATTGCTACGGAAAGAAAAAAAGATATAGAGTGGGCAAAAAAAGGCGATTTTTTAGCCAATTGGAAAAAGTTTAAACCACTTCTAATCTTATTTTACTAAATTTACCAAAACCCATGTGCCTTGGAAATTTTTAATGACCTCCTAAAATTCTCTGTAGTTGATATTATAGATGTTATTCTGGTAGCATTGCTACTTTATTACACTTACAAATTGGTTAAAGGCACTGTAGCCATTAACATTTTTATTGGTATCATCATTATTTATTTAGTGTGGCGACTTACCAATTTCTTAAACATGGAATTACTTTCGGGTATTTTTGGTGGGTTTATGAAAGTGGGAATTATTGCTTTAATTGTGGTATTTCAACCAGAAATCAGAAAGTTTTTATTGATGGTTGGGTCTACAAATTTTAGTAAACGAGGGAAACTTTTCAAACAGTTTAGTTTCCTAAAAACCGAAACTAGCGACGAAACCAATGTAGATGCCATTGTATCGGCTTGTATTAGAATGGGAAATTCAAAAACAGGTGCTTTAATTGTTTTTGAGCGTAATAACAACTTAGACTTTTTAACTACCAGTGGTGATGAAATGAATATAAAAGTGACGCAACCTATTATTGAAAGTATCTTTTTTAAGAACAGCCCTTTACACGATGGTGCCATTATAGTGAGTAATAATATTATAAAAGCAACTCGAGTTATTCTGCCTTTAAATAATGAAAAAGTCATTCCAAAACGTTTTGGTTTACGTCACAGAGCAGGCATTGGAGTTACTGAAAAAACCGATGCTTTAGCACTTGTAGTTAGCGAAGAAACAGGTACTATTTCATACTTTAAAGATGGGGAATTTGTTGTTTTTGAAGATACAGCAGAGCTAAATTTAATGATTAAGAAAGATTTGGCTTAAACCACTTCTTCTTTCAAAAACTGCACTTCATATAAGTTCTTATAATACCCATTCTCTTTTTTAAGGAGCTGGGCATGTGTGCCCTCTTCTACAATTTCACCAGCATCCATTACAATGATTCTATCTGCTTTTTTTACAGTGGCTAATCTGTGGGCAATAACTATAGAGGTCCTGCCTTTAGTCATTTTATCGGTAGCATTTTGAATGAGTTGCTCGGAATAGGAATCGACCGAGGAAGTAGCTTCATCCAACACCAAAATACTAGGATTTGTAACATAAGCTCTTAAAAACGAAATAAGTTGACGCTGACCCGAAGACAACATCACACCCCGTTCTTTTACATTATAATGATAACCTCCCGGCAAACTGGCAATAAAATTATGAACCCCTATTTCTTTGGCTGCCTGAGTTACTACTTCTTCTGTAATTTCAGGATTATTTAAGGTAATATTATTTAAGATCGTATCGGCAAACAAAAACACATCTTGTAAAACTACCGCAATTTGAGTACGCAACGATGCTAAGGTAACTTGTTTTATATCTATACCATCAATGGATATAACACCATCCTTAATTTCATAAAAACGATTTAACAAATTGATGATGGTAGATTTTCCTGCACCCGTGGCTCCAACAATAGCGATGGTTTCACCCGATTTTACGTCAAAAGAAATACCTTTTAAAACATCTTCATCGTCAACATAATTAAAAAATACCTTATGGAAAGTGATATTGCCTTTAAAATGTTCGGCGACATGTGTACCCTTATCGTCTATATGCGACGTGGTATCTAAGATCTTAAAGACCCGATTTGCAGCCACCATACCCATTTGAAGCGTATTAAAATTATCGGCCATTTGACGCAGCGGTCTAAACAGCATAGGAATAAACATAACAAAAGCAATCAAATCGCCTTGGGATACTTCGGTGCCTCTTAAAACAATGTTTAAACCACCGTACCAAGCCACCAAGCCTATACTTATGGACGACACCAAATCGGCCAAAGGAAAGAAAATAGAGTTGTACCAAACTGTTTTTAACCAGCCCCTTTTGTGTCGTTCATTTATATCAATAAAGTTTTTATAATCAATATCTTCACGTGTAAAAATCTGTAAAATCTTCATACCTGTTAAGCGTTCTTGCACAAACGAATTCAGGTTAGACACTTCATTTCTAACGTCTTCAAAAGCAATTTTCATATACTTTTGAAAAACTCGGGTGGCATACATGAGTAATGGTAACATGATAAAAACGATTAAACTCAATCGCCAGTTAATGTAAATCATCGCTCCAAAAACAACTATCATGGCGAGTAAATCCCTAAAAATGGTAAACAAGCCTTGTCCAAAAATATCGGCAATACGTTCCATATCGGTCACTGCTCGGGTAATTAAAACACCTACCGAAGAATTGTCGTAATACTTCATTTTAAAACTCAGCAAATGGTTGAACAGTTTGACACGCACATCCATTACCAAATTTTGACCCAACCACGCCGCATAATAAATAAACGCCAATTGAAATACGGTTTGTAGAATTAAAACAGCAAACATAATAAGCACATAAAACAAAAAACTTTTAGACTCTTGAACCGCAATACTATTATCTATAGCATATTTGGTGATGTAAGGTGTTGCCGTACTTAAAATTGCCAACAAAATAACCAAAGCTAATAAGCTAAAAAAGATTACTTGATAGGGCTTTATATATTGAAACAGGCGTTTGAATAATGTAAAATCAAAAATATTTTCCTTCACTTTAGCCATTATAATTTTATATCGTTGGGGTATTCTACTTCTATTAAATAAAGTGCATGTGCTGGTACCGAAAAACCAGCTTCACTCCTATTCTTGGATTTTATTATAGCATGTAAATCTTCCTTTTCTATTTTACCTAACCCCATATTTACCATGGTTCCTACTATGGAGCGTACCATATTTCGTAAAAATCTATCCGCTTTTATAACAAAATGAAGTTCTTCATCTTCAAAAAACCATTCCGCTCTCATAATGTCACAATAATACGTTTTTACATCGGTATTTACTTTTGAAAAGCATTGAAAATCTTTATACTGGCATAAAATTTTTGAAGCCTCTTTCATTTTATCAACATCTAAATCCTGCTTCACGTAGTAAGCAGAATCAAAATTAAAAACATTCTTTTTTAAAGTAATTCTATACAAATAAGTTCTACTTAAAGCATCAAAACGTGCATGGGCATCAGATTTCACTTTAAAAACATCGTGAATGGCAATATCTTTTGGCAAAAACGAATTGAGTTTAAAAACCAAATCAACTTCATCAAAATGGACATCCGTATCAAAATGCGCGAACATTTGTTTGGCATGTACGCCTGTATCGGTTCTACCTGCTCCCATAATGGAAACGGCTTCTTTCAAAAGTAAAGTCAAGGCGTTTTCAATAACTTCTTGTACTGATATGGCTTTGGGTTGATTTTGCCAACCATGATAAGCACTACCATTGTAAGAAAGTTCTATAAAATATCGCAATTTGTTTCTCTACTTTTAATGAAAAGCAAAGATAGACAGTTTTGCCATTCCACCGAAGGCATGAATCTTAATTAAATATTAAAAGATTTTTTTTGGGCGTTACCCTCGTTGTGGCTACCTAGAGAATAATAAGTTTAGTAAATGAATATGTTTAATGCTGCATTAATCAAATATTCACGTTCCCTGTAACATATTCACCAATCAGTCTTACCATTAAATCATTCAATTTTTCAACTTGAAATTCTCCAATGGTAGGTTCTAGGTGAGCGTTACCAACTCCACTATCATCCGTTATGAAAACATACGTTCCATTAGTCAATATTGCAAAAGAACGCATTAAATATTCCGTAGCCTTATCTATACCAGAAGCTGTAATTGGTATTATTTTAATACCTTTTTCCGCAGCCTTAATTAAATTTAATTCCAAACTTGAAATAACTTCTTGAGTATAGTGTGGTGGTGCGTCTAATAATAGAAACATGATGCGGGTAGAAGCATTGTCGTTCCACGAATTTTGCATAATGCCAATATCCATAGCAGTATGTACCGCCTCAGGGAAATCGCCCCCACCAGCAGCAGACTGTTTTGATATAAAAGAAATCAGACTTGCTTCATCAGCTGTGAAACCAAAAGGACGGGTTACATATTCATCACCTTTATCCCTGTAAAATACGGATCCAAAACGCATGGTTAATGAAGGATTGTTTTGTTTTATCCGTTTAATTACATTATTTAATTCAGCTTTTAAATAATCAATTTCATCTCCCATCGAACCAGTGGCATCAACTGCAAAAAATATATCAATTATTTGTGTGTTAACTATAGCTTTGTTTAGGGTAACTTTATTAATACCCGTAGCAAACTCCTTTACATCTTTAACAATCGCTTCAGTTTCTTCAAATTTAACGCGGGCAGTTAATTCGTCAAGTTCTAAATCTGACCATAATGTGGCCATTCCGTTATTATCTGTTTTAGTTTTCCAAACTTCTACCTGATTAGAAAAAAGACTGATTTCAGCATTTGCAACCAATGATCCTTTATTATCTGCAATCAGAAAACTATACCTTTCTATTTCTTTAAGATGCCATTTATTTACATCTTCATAATACTCCTGATTATTTAACAAATTATTCCAGAAATCCCAATTATTAAGATCGTTCCATTCACCTGCAGTTAAAACCCCTGGTTCGAATTGTCCATTTGGATTCCCACCTCCCCAATCACCTGTACCTCCAGTTGAGCCTCCGACAGAAGATTCTGAAGCAAAGGACAAATACGTTCCTTCTAAAATAGCTCCTGTTTGAGTTGATTCAGGTTCAGTTACCTCTTCAAACAAACTTGTCTTACCAGTTGCTGTCTTTTTTCCTATTGGAGTTTCACCTTTTGAACAACCATATGTAAATATTACAATTGTTATTAAAGTCAATCTTATTA
This genomic window from Mariniflexile sp. TRM1-10 contains:
- a CDS encoding vWA domain-containing protein, giving the protein MIRINVLIRLTLITIVIFTYGCSKGETPIGKKTATGKTSLFEEVTEPESTQTGAILEGTYLSFASESSVGGSTGGTGDWGGGNPNGQFEPGVLTAGEWNDLNNWDFWNNLLNNQEYYEDVNKWHLKEIERYSFLIADNKGSLVANAEISLFSNQVEVWKTKTDNNGMATLWSDLELDELTARVKFEETEAIVKDVKEFATGINKVTLNKAIVNTQIIDIFFAVDATGSMGDEIDYLKAELNNVIKRIKQNNPSLTMRFGSVFYRDKGDEYVTRPFGFTADEASLISFISKQSAAGGGDFPEAVHTAMDIGIMQNSWNDNASTRIMFLLLDAPPHYTQEVISSLELNLIKAAEKGIKIIPITASGIDKATEYLMRSFAILTNGTYVFITDDSGVGNAHLEPTIGEFQVEKLNDLMVRLIGEYVTGNVNI
- the folP gene encoding dihydropteroate synthase — its product is MTINCKGKLIDLSSPKVMGILNITPDSFYDGGIHKNSISILKHVESMLNQGATFIDIGAYSSRPNADFVSEEVELQRILPIVEAVLKNFPEALISIDTFRSDVAKQCIEAGATLINDISAGKLDENMLPTVANLHVPYIMMHMKGTPQTMQQHANYTNLTKDILFYFSERIAAAKALGIIDIIVDPGFGFAKTLEHNYQLLNQLQLLKMIEKPILVGVSRKSMIYKTLGTTPNEALNGTTVLNTIALQKGASILRVHDVKEAMETIKLVESLNC
- the truA gene encoding tRNA pseudouridine(38-40) synthase TruA; its protein translation is MRYFIELSYNGSAYHGWQNQPKAISVQEVIENALTLLLKEAVSIMGAGRTDTGVHAKQMFAHFDTDVHFDEVDLVFKLNSFLPKDIAIHDVFKVKSDAHARFDALSRTYLYRITLKKNVFNFDSAYYVKQDLDVDKMKEASKILCQYKDFQCFSKVNTDVKTYYCDIMRAEWFFEDEELHFVIKADRFLRNMVRSIVGTMVNMGLGKIEKEDLHAIIKSKNRSEAGFSVPAHALYLIEVEYPNDIKL
- a CDS encoding DUF1599 domain-containing protein, which translates into the protein MQDTSKQYDAVIDICKSLFIKKMSDYGSAWRILRLPSLTDQIFIKAQRIRGLQQNAVRKVDEGEESEFIGIINYCIMALIQLEKGVVEQPDLSTKEATELYEKHVAITKKLMEDKNHDYGEAWRDMRVSSLTDLILQKLLRVKQIEDNKGKTLVSEGIDANYQDMINYAVFALIHLKR
- a CDS encoding ABC transporter ATP-binding protein, giving the protein MAKVKENIFDFTLFKRLFQYIKPYQVIFFSLLALVILLAILSTATPYITKYAIDNSIAVQESKSFLFYVLIMFAVLILQTVFQLAFIYYAAWLGQNLVMDVRVKLFNHLLSFKMKYYDNSSVGVLITRAVTDMERIADIFGQGLFTIFRDLLAMIVVFGAMIYINWRLSLIVFIMLPLLMYATRVFQKYMKIAFEDVRNEVSNLNSFVQERLTGMKILQIFTREDIDYKNFIDINERHKRGWLKTVWYNSIFFPLADLVSSISIGLVAWYGGLNIVLRGTEVSQGDLIAFVMFIPMLFRPLRQMADNFNTLQMGMVAANRVFKILDTTSHIDDKGTHVAEHFKGNITFHKVFFNYVDDEDVLKGISFDVKSGETIAIVGATGAGKSTIINLLNRFYEIKDGVISIDGIDIKQVTLASLRTQIAVVLQDVFLFADTILNNITLNNPEITEEVVTQAAKEIGVHNFIASLPGGYHYNVKERGVMLSSGQRQLISFLRAYVTNPSILVLDEATSSVDSYSEQLIQNATDKMTKGRTSIVIAHRLATVKKADRIIVMDAGEIVEEGTHAQLLKKENGYYKNLYEVQFLKEEVV
- a CDS encoding diadenylate cyclase; amino-acid sequence: MEIFNDLLKFSVVDIIDVILVALLLYYTYKLVKGTVAINIFIGIIIIYLVWRLTNFLNMELLSGIFGGFMKVGIIALIVVFQPEIRKFLLMVGSTNFSKRGKLFKQFSFLKTETSDETNVDAIVSACIRMGNSKTGALIVFERNNNLDFLTTSGDEMNIKVTQPIIESIFFKNSPLHDGAIIVSNNIIKATRVILPLNNEKVIPKRFGLRHRAGIGVTEKTDALALVVSEETGTISYFKDGEFVVFEDTAELNLMIKKDLA